One part of the Glycine soja cultivar W05 chromosome 11, ASM419377v2, whole genome shotgun sequence genome encodes these proteins:
- the LOC114376047 gene encoding protein DJ-1 homolog B-like produces MALRHLRIFPHTLPLTLTPKPKLNNSNRFSFFTSSLSLSSTTLMATAHKVLVPIADGTEPMEAVIIIDVLRRSGADVTVASSSANLAVQALHGVKIIADASVSDVAATAFDLVALPGGLQGDENLRDCKVLEGLVKKHVEDGRLYAAVCAAPAVVLGPWGLLNGKKATCYPALMEKLAAYVAATSESRVQVDGTVVTSRAPGTTMEFAIALIEQLIGKEKAYEVAGPLVMRSNHDDEHTFKEFNSVQWTSDNPPKILVPIANGSEEMEAVIIIDILRRAKAKVVVASVEDKLEIVASRKVKLEADMLLDEATKLSYDLIVLPGGLGGAQTFANSETLVSLLKKQRESNKYYGAICASPALVLEPHGLLKGKKATAFPVMCDKLSDQSEVENRVVVDGNLITSRGPGTSIEFALAIVEKLFGRKLALELANAVVFARP; encoded by the exons ATGGCATTGCGTCATTTACGAATCTTCCCTCACACACTTCCTCTAACTCTCACTCCCAAACCCAAACTCAATAACAGTAACCGTTTTTCGTTCTTCACTtcctcactctctctctcttccaccACACTCATGGCCACTGCTCACAAGGTCCTCGTTCCCATCGCCGACGGCACCGAGCCCATGGAGGCCGTCATCATCATCGACGTCCTCCGCCGCTCCGGCGCCGACGTCACCGTCGCTTCCTCCTCCGCCAACCTCGCCGTCCAAGCTCTCCACGGCGTCAAGATCATCGCCGACGCCTCCGTCTCCGACGTCGCCGCCACCGCCTTTGACCTCGTCGCTCTCCCC GGAGGTTTACAGGGTGATGAGAATCTGAGAGACTGTAAAGTTCTTGAAGGGTTGGTGAAGAAGCATGTTGAGGACGGACGGCTTTATGCGGCGGTGTGTGCTGCTCCTGCGGTAGTGCTTGGGCCTTGGGGTTTGCTGAATGGGAAAAAG GCGACTTGTTATCCTGCATTGATGGAGAAATTGGCCGCTTACGTAGCCGCTACTTCTGAGTCTAGGGTGCAGGTGGATGGCACAGTTGTGACCAGTCGTGCGCCGGGAACTACCATGGAGTTTGCCATTGCTCTGATTGAGCAGTTAATTGGGAAAGAGAAAGCGTATGAAGTTGCAGGTCCATTG GTCATGCGTTCCAATCATGATGATGAACATACTTTTAAGGAGTTCAACTCAGTGCAGTGGACATCTGACAATCCGCCCAAG ATTCTTGTACCAATTGCCAATGGTTCAGAGGAAATGGAAGCTGTTATTATCATTGATATTCTGCGAAGAGCAAAGGCAAAGGTTGTGGTTGCATCTGTTGAAGATAAACTAGAGATTGTGGCATCGCGCAAAGTTAAACTGGAGGCAGACATGCTCCTTGATGAAGCAACCAAACTTTCATATGACCTTATTGTGTTACCT GGTGGACTTGGTGGTGCCCAAACTTTTGCAAACTCAGAAACCTTGGTGAGTTTGCTGAAAAAGCAAAGAGAATCAAACAAATATTACGGGGCAATTTGTGCATCCCCGGCTTTAGTTTTGGAGCCCCATGGCTTGCTGAAG GGCAAAAAGGCCACTGCCTTTCCTGTAATGTGCGACAAGTTATCAGATCAGAGTGAAGTAGAAAACAGGGTGGTGGTTGATGGCAATCTTATTACCAGCAGAGGCCCAGGAACTTCCATTGAGTTTGCGTTAGCGATTGTGGAGAAGCTGTTTGGACGCAAGTTAGCACTAGAACTTGCAAATGCAGTAGTGTTCGCACGCCCTTAG